Proteins found in one Oceaniferula flava genomic segment:
- the rpoC gene encoding DNA-directed RNA polymerase subunit beta': MSVENNLRELFGVNEKPEQFDHVAITVASPDIIRSWSSGEVLNPETINYRTFKPEKGGLFCERIFGPTRDWECACGKYKRIKHKGVVCDRCGVEVTLSRVRRERMGHIELAVPVSHIWFYKCMPSRIGLILDLAARQLERIIYYEDYVVTDVGSSELQLGQLLSEHELFDAEDAYGEGNFTAEMGAEALQSLLSQVKLAELTVQLEEEMLNTRSKQTKKKLAKRIKLARGFDQSNTRPEWMVMNVLPVIPPDLRPLVPLEGGRFATSDLNDLYRRVINRNNRLKNLLKLKTPDVIIRNEKRMLQEAVDALFDNGRHGRAVTGAGNRALKSLSDMLKGKGGRFRQNLLGKRVDYSGRSVIVIGPELKLGQCGLPKKMALTLFEPFIIRRLKELGYCHTVRSAKKMIDRKTTEVWDILEEVTKGHPVMLNRAPTLHRLSIQAFEPVLIEGSALRVHPLVCTAYNADFDGDQMAVHVPLSVEAQMEARQLMLAPNNIFSPASGKPITVPSQDIILGSYYLTYARQLTAKELEAQKEVHLPLFENTTEVEYAIASRKVGYHDWIRLRNPDYQGGEKPYGESEPKIIRTTPGRVRFNEIWPSGLGFINFNVGKKQIGDIIWRCYQVAGQAGTVLVLDDLKSLGFKEATRSGISIGIIDMVVPEEKVGELEKAYAEVEKVTKQYRNGVITDNERYQQVIDIWTHASDNIADALYRKLEHNEGDKLVNPLFLMVDSGARGNKQQIKQLSGMRGLMAKPSGDIIERPITSNFREGLSVLEYFISTHGARKGLADTALKTADSGYMTRKLVDVSQDVIIYEEDCGTVNGITAIPIIENDEEAASLASRIYGRVSGEKVVDPVSGDVVLKVGQMIGEKEANKIEELGFERLKIRSTLTCEADRGCCQKCYGLNLASGKLAKIGEAVGIVAAQSIGEPGTQLTMRTFHVGGVASSSFKQPIIKAKNSGIVAYKDVRAVKDADGNFVSLSKKGEITIKNKDGLVLESYSLVMGSAISIPDGEKVKKGQTFVTWDPYNVPILTEKAGKVEFRDMIKGITVQSETDKETGKKGMVVTEHKEDLHPQVVIVDKDSGEVVASASIPVGAHLSVKEGQAVKGGAQLARTPRKIAKTGDITGGLPRIAELFEARRPKEACTIAKIDGEVSYGPNVRGKKKVIVTDMETGEHADHLVPMGKHIIVGEGETVRRGDQITEGPVSPDDLLEACGAQALQEHLTNEVQRVYRLQGVEINDKHIEIVIRQMLRKVKITEPGDTEFLWGDQIDRTTFKKENESVVAQGGKAAESEPVLLGITKASLETESFISAASFQDTTRVLTDASTVGRVDHLRGFKENVIMGHLIPAGTGFHQHRDTKIEFTVEEPEPVKAEPEEGAEGAVDGEVAPVTDGPSEEASA, encoded by the coding sequence ATGAGCGTTGAAAATAATCTGCGTGAACTCTTCGGGGTCAATGAAAAGCCTGAACAGTTCGATCACGTCGCTATCACCGTGGCCTCTCCGGACATCATCCGTAGCTGGTCCAGTGGCGAAGTGCTCAACCCTGAAACCATTAACTACCGGACCTTCAAGCCTGAGAAAGGCGGTCTGTTCTGCGAACGCATCTTCGGTCCCACCCGTGACTGGGAGTGTGCTTGCGGTAAATACAAGCGTATCAAACACAAAGGCGTGGTCTGTGACCGCTGCGGTGTGGAAGTGACCCTGTCCCGCGTTCGTCGTGAGCGCATGGGCCACATCGAGCTCGCTGTGCCTGTTTCCCACATTTGGTTCTACAAGTGTATGCCATCCCGCATCGGCCTGATCCTCGATCTCGCCGCCCGTCAGCTGGAGCGCATCATTTACTACGAGGACTACGTGGTGACCGACGTCGGAAGCTCCGAGCTCCAGCTTGGTCAGCTTCTCAGCGAACACGAACTCTTCGATGCCGAGGACGCCTACGGTGAAGGAAACTTCACCGCCGAAATGGGTGCCGAAGCTCTGCAGTCACTGCTCAGCCAGGTGAAACTCGCCGAACTGACCGTGCAGCTGGAAGAGGAAATGCTGAACACCCGCTCGAAGCAGACTAAGAAGAAACTCGCCAAGCGTATCAAGCTGGCCCGTGGCTTCGATCAGTCCAACACTCGCCCCGAGTGGATGGTCATGAACGTGCTTCCTGTGATCCCGCCCGATCTTCGTCCGCTGGTGCCACTGGAAGGTGGTCGCTTCGCGACTTCCGATCTGAACGACCTCTACCGTCGTGTCATCAACCGGAACAACCGACTGAAGAACCTGCTGAAACTCAAGACCCCTGACGTCATCATCCGTAACGAGAAGCGCATGCTGCAGGAAGCTGTGGACGCCCTCTTTGATAACGGTCGTCACGGCCGCGCCGTCACCGGTGCGGGTAACCGTGCACTGAAGTCGCTTTCCGACATGCTGAAAGGTAAGGGTGGACGTTTCCGTCAGAACCTTCTCGGTAAGCGGGTCGATTACTCCGGCCGTTCCGTGATTGTGATTGGACCTGAGCTGAAGCTTGGCCAGTGTGGTCTTCCCAAGAAGATGGCACTCACCTTGTTTGAGCCCTTCATCATCCGCCGCTTGAAAGAGCTCGGCTACTGCCACACCGTGCGTAGTGCCAAGAAGATGATCGACCGCAAGACCACCGAGGTCTGGGACATCCTTGAAGAGGTGACCAAAGGCCACCCGGTGATGCTGAACCGTGCTCCTACTCTGCACCGTTTGTCCATCCAGGCATTCGAGCCTGTGCTGATCGAGGGTTCCGCGCTCCGTGTGCACCCGCTGGTTTGTACTGCTTACAATGCTGACTTCGATGGTGACCAGATGGCTGTGCACGTGCCACTTTCCGTGGAAGCACAGATGGAAGCCCGCCAGCTGATGCTTGCGCCTAACAACATCTTCTCACCTGCCTCCGGTAAGCCGATCACGGTTCCTTCCCAGGATATCATTCTCGGTTCCTACTACCTCACCTACGCACGTCAGCTGACGGCGAAGGAACTTGAGGCGCAGAAGGAAGTGCACCTGCCGCTGTTCGAAAACACCACCGAGGTGGAATACGCCATTGCTTCACGCAAGGTGGGCTACCACGACTGGATTCGTCTGCGTAACCCGGATTACCAAGGTGGTGAAAAACCTTACGGTGAGTCGGAGCCTAAAATCATCCGCACCACACCTGGTCGTGTTCGTTTCAATGAAATCTGGCCATCCGGTCTTGGTTTCATCAACTTCAACGTTGGTAAGAAACAAATCGGTGACATCATCTGGCGCTGCTACCAAGTGGCAGGTCAGGCCGGCACCGTGCTGGTTCTGGACGATCTCAAGAGCCTCGGTTTCAAAGAAGCTACCCGTTCCGGAATTTCCATTGGTATCATCGACATGGTGGTGCCTGAGGAGAAAGTCGGCGAGCTTGAGAAAGCTTACGCGGAAGTGGAAAAAGTCACCAAGCAATACCGTAACGGTGTCATCACTGACAACGAGCGCTATCAGCAGGTGATCGATATTTGGACCCACGCTTCCGACAACATCGCGGATGCCCTCTACCGTAAACTGGAACACAACGAAGGCGACAAGCTCGTCAACCCACTGTTCCTGATGGTTGACTCCGGTGCTCGTGGTAACAAGCAGCAGATTAAGCAGCTCTCCGGTATGCGCGGTCTGATGGCCAAACCGTCCGGTGACATTATCGAACGCCCAATTACGTCCAACTTCCGTGAAGGTCTGTCGGTGCTGGAATACTTCATTTCCACCCACGGTGCGCGTAAAGGTCTTGCCGATACCGCTCTGAAGACAGCTGACTCCGGTTACATGACCCGTAAGCTGGTGGATGTTTCCCAGGATGTGATCATCTATGAGGAAGACTGTGGCACCGTCAACGGTATCACCGCCATCCCAATCATCGAGAACGATGAGGAAGCCGCTTCCCTGGCATCACGTATCTACGGTCGTGTTTCCGGTGAAAAAGTGGTCGATCCCGTTAGCGGTGACGTCGTCCTGAAAGTCGGTCAGATGATCGGCGAGAAGGAAGCGAACAAGATTGAGGAACTCGGCTTCGAGCGTCTGAAGATCCGTTCCACTCTGACCTGTGAGGCTGATCGTGGTTGCTGTCAAAAGTGCTACGGCCTGAACCTCGCGTCCGGTAAACTCGCCAAGATCGGTGAAGCGGTCGGCATCGTCGCCGCCCAGTCCATCGGTGAGCCCGGAACGCAGCTGACCATGCGAACCTTCCACGTGGGTGGTGTGGCATCGTCCTCCTTCAAACAGCCTATCATCAAAGCAAAGAACTCCGGTATCGTTGCTTACAAGGATGTGCGCGCCGTTAAGGATGCCGATGGCAACTTCGTTTCCCTCAGCAAAAAAGGTGAAATCACCATCAAGAACAAGGATGGCCTCGTGCTTGAATCCTACAGCTTGGTGATGGGTTCCGCGATCTCCATCCCAGATGGTGAGAAAGTGAAAAAGGGTCAGACCTTCGTCACTTGGGATCCATACAACGTGCCAATTCTCACGGAAAAAGCCGGTAAGGTTGAATTCCGCGACATGATCAAAGGCATCACCGTTCAGTCGGAAACCGATAAGGAAACCGGCAAGAAGGGTATGGTGGTCACTGAGCACAAAGAGGACTTGCACCCGCAGGTTGTCATCGTGGACAAAGATTCCGGTGAAGTGGTTGCCAGCGCATCCATCCCTGTCGGCGCTCACCTTTCCGTCAAGGAAGGTCAAGCCGTCAAAGGTGGTGCTCAACTTGCCAGAACACCTCGTAAGATCGCCAAGACTGGTGATATTACCGGGGGTCTGCCACGTATTGCCGAGCTCTTCGAAGCCCGTCGCCCGAAAGAGGCTTGCACCATCGCCAAGATCGACGGTGAAGTTTCCTACGGACCAAACGTGCGTGGTAAGAAGAAGGTCATCGTCACCGACATGGAGACCGGCGAACATGCCGATCACCTGGTGCCCATGGGCAAACACATCATCGTCGGAGAAGGCGAAACCGTCCGCCGTGGTGACCAGATCACTGAGGGCCCAGTTTCACCTGACGACCTGCTCGAAGCCTGTGGTGCGCAAGCACTGCAAGAGCACCTTACCAACGAGGTGCAGCGCGTTTACCGTCTGCAGGGTGTGGAGATCAATGACAAGCACATTGAAATCGTCATCCGCCAGATGCTGCGCAAGGTGAAGATCACCGAGCCAGGCGATACCGAATTCCTCTGGGGCGATCAAATCGACCGCACCACCTTCAAGAAGGAAAACGAATCCGTGGTTGCCCAAGGTGGTAAAGCGGCTGAGTCCGAGCCAGTGCTTCTGGGTATCACCAAAGCCTCTCTCGAGACCGAGTCGTTCATCTCTGCGGCTTCCTTCCAGGACACCACACGGGTGCTGACCGATGCCTCCACCGTTGGACGTGTCGATCACCTCCGCGGCTTCAAGGAGAACGTCATCATGGGTCACCTGATCCCAGCCGGAACCGGCTTCCATCAGCACCGTGACACCAAGATCGAGTTCACCGTTGAAGAACCAGAGCCTGTGAAGGCTGAGCCAGAAGAAGGTGCCGAAGGCGCTGTTGATGGCGAAGTGGCACCAGTCACTGACGGTCCTTCCGAGGAAGCCAGCGCTTAA
- a CDS encoding sulfatase-like hydrolase/transferase gives MVHYLRSGIFLLLSVCLIHSALAAPAKAGKAPNVIYILVDDMGYSDLGCYGGEIETPNIDSLAKAGVKFRHFYNASKCETSRTALMSGLYHGRGYNATGGATLAEAVKSAGYRTYGVGKWHLGTGDLIPVKQGFDHFYGFYAGYSNFFPKGIGKKSIKRDAAAANDFVSAYPDKHFAITSEHVSSQKTFPKDYYLTDALGDNAVAFIKHSVKQHADQPFFMYLAFNAPHTPLQAPKKLINKYRNKYSAGWDKMREKKWQRQKELGLIDPAWKLPALRDDIPQWESLTKVQQDLEQHRRAVYAAMIDSVDQNVGKVLKQLADSGIDENTLVVFTSDNGAQAFDNTPNRKVEPSAENSRWSMGPAWAAYSNAPFRYYKQSQHQGGICAPFVARWPAKIAAGTLTDQPGHVVDIMATLVDIADVDYAALKKNDGTAVPPMDGKSLLPIFEGKSRPKPDFWGFEFGNSEFAVIQGDWKLVAFSSSPWRLYNLKDDRTETNNLRWEHPEKVTELAALYDQWGKDTFGNSKRTYANRDTRKQLNQELRYAKVLKGGLYQNPSVDITLSNIGPGAAASMNDHWEFYLTQTSAAGLAGSSDSVTLAHKAMVGDGKLIAQVETMSKMAAKGQAGIMLRATADTGSAMVMLGVTPTGELVQSVRTRSKASLSSDTLAKGLKLPVFLKLKRQGNVFTPSYSADGMTWTDLKPLQLSMPRELLGGVATFSGSTDQRATAIFREWQMGQ, from the coding sequence ATGGTTCATTATCTCAGATCCGGCATCTTTTTGCTTCTCTCCGTCTGCCTCATTCACTCCGCCCTGGCCGCTCCGGCGAAGGCAGGCAAGGCACCGAATGTGATTTATATTTTGGTCGATGACATGGGCTACTCCGATCTCGGCTGCTACGGCGGCGAAATCGAGACTCCGAACATCGACAGCTTGGCCAAGGCGGGGGTGAAGTTTCGGCATTTTTACAATGCGTCGAAATGTGAAACCTCGCGCACGGCATTGATGTCCGGCCTCTATCACGGGCGGGGCTACAATGCCACCGGCGGTGCGACCTTGGCCGAGGCTGTGAAGTCGGCTGGCTATCGCACCTACGGTGTGGGTAAATGGCACCTTGGCACCGGCGACCTGATTCCGGTCAAGCAAGGTTTCGACCACTTTTACGGATTCTACGCCGGTTACTCTAACTTTTTCCCGAAGGGGATCGGTAAGAAATCGATCAAGCGGGATGCTGCTGCGGCGAATGATTTTGTCTCGGCCTATCCAGACAAGCATTTTGCCATCACCTCGGAGCATGTCAGCAGTCAGAAAACCTTTCCCAAAGACTACTATCTCACCGATGCCTTGGGGGATAATGCGGTCGCTTTCATCAAGCACTCGGTCAAGCAACATGCGGATCAACCGTTTTTCATGTATCTCGCCTTCAATGCGCCCCACACGCCGCTGCAGGCACCGAAGAAGTTGATCAACAAATACCGCAACAAGTATTCCGCCGGCTGGGATAAGATGCGGGAGAAAAAATGGCAGCGGCAGAAGGAGCTGGGCTTGATCGATCCGGCCTGGAAACTTCCGGCCCTGCGCGATGATATCCCGCAGTGGGAGAGTTTGACGAAGGTGCAGCAAGACCTGGAGCAGCACCGCCGCGCCGTGTATGCCGCGATGATTGATTCGGTGGATCAGAACGTCGGTAAAGTGCTCAAGCAGCTGGCGGACAGTGGCATCGATGAGAACACCCTGGTGGTTTTCACCAGCGACAACGGGGCCCAAGCATTTGACAACACACCGAACCGCAAGGTGGAGCCCTCGGCAGAAAATTCACGCTGGAGCATGGGGCCTGCTTGGGCGGCCTACAGCAACGCTCCCTTCCGCTACTACAAACAATCGCAGCACCAGGGTGGCATTTGCGCTCCCTTCGTCGCTCGCTGGCCCGCGAAGATTGCGGCGGGCACCCTCACCGATCAGCCGGGGCACGTGGTGGATATCATGGCGACCTTGGTGGACATTGCCGATGTTGATTATGCGGCACTGAAGAAAAATGATGGCACCGCGGTGCCTCCGATGGACGGCAAGAGCCTACTGCCTATTTTCGAAGGGAAATCCCGGCCAAAACCCGACTTCTGGGGCTTCGAGTTTGGCAACAGCGAGTTTGCCGTGATTCAGGGCGACTGGAAACTGGTCGCTTTCAGCAGCAGTCCGTGGCGTTTGTATAACCTCAAAGATGATCGCACCGAAACGAACAACCTCCGCTGGGAGCACCCGGAGAAAGTCACCGAGCTGGCCGCTCTTTATGATCAATGGGGGAAGGACACCTTCGGCAATTCCAAGCGGACCTACGCGAACCGAGATACCCGCAAACAACTGAACCAAGAGCTACGCTACGCCAAGGTGCTCAAGGGTGGTTTGTATCAGAACCCAAGTGTCGACATCACCCTGAGCAACATCGGCCCAGGCGCTGCGGCGAGCATGAATGATCACTGGGAGTTCTACCTGACGCAGACATCCGCCGCAGGTTTGGCCGGATCATCCGACAGTGTCACCCTAGCGCATAAGGCGATGGTCGGAGATGGCAAACTGATCGCTCAAGTGGAAACCATGAGCAAGATGGCCGCCAAAGGGCAGGCCGGGATCATGCTGCGTGCGACCGCTGACACGGGGAGCGCAATGGTCATGTTGGGGGTCACTCCGACTGGGGAGCTTGTGCAATCGGTGCGCACTCGATCCAAGGCATCGCTCAGCTCGGACACGCTAGCCAAAGGATTGAAGTTACCGGTTTTCCTGAAACTCAAGCGTCAGGGGAATGTTTTCACCCCCTCGTATTCCGCCGATGGCATGACGTGGACTGATCTGAAACCGCTCCAGCTGTCGATGCCTCGTGAGCTTTTAGGTGGGGTCGCCACTTTCTCCGGAAGCACCGACCAGCGAGCCACTGCGATCTTTCGCGAGTGGCAGATGGGCCAATAG
- a CDS encoding dienelactone hydrolase family protein yields the protein MKAFLKSIALLGLFVVSAKAAEITEKTIVYQEGETQLEGYAALPKEAEGKLPVIVVVHQWMGLTDYEKMRCQQLAKLGYLAFAVDIYGQGVRPSSMSEAGAQAGKYKSDRALYRKRLNAGLAEALKQPQADPDKVVAIGYCFGGTGVIELARSGAEIGGVVSFHGGLDSPTPADGAKIKARVLALHGADDPHVKAADLAAFEEEMRKHEVDWELVKYGGAVHAFTQKMAGNDPSKGAAYDARADQRSWQQLMTFLGQVFGQ from the coding sequence ATGAAAGCATTTTTGAAAAGTATCGCATTGTTAGGACTCTTCGTCGTTTCGGCTAAAGCCGCTGAGATCACGGAAAAAACCATCGTCTACCAAGAAGGGGAGACGCAGCTGGAAGGTTACGCTGCGCTGCCGAAAGAGGCGGAGGGAAAGCTGCCGGTGATCGTGGTGGTGCACCAGTGGATGGGGCTGACCGACTATGAAAAGATGCGCTGTCAGCAGCTTGCCAAGCTGGGGTATCTCGCCTTCGCCGTGGACATCTACGGTCAGGGCGTGCGGCCATCCAGCATGTCCGAAGCTGGGGCCCAAGCAGGGAAATACAAATCGGACCGTGCGCTCTACCGGAAACGTCTGAACGCAGGCCTCGCTGAGGCGCTGAAACAACCCCAGGCAGACCCTGACAAGGTGGTAGCCATTGGTTACTGCTTTGGCGGCACCGGCGTGATTGAACTGGCGCGCAGCGGTGCTGAAATTGGTGGTGTGGTTAGTTTCCATGGCGGGCTCGATTCTCCGACGCCTGCCGATGGAGCCAAGATTAAAGCCCGGGTGTTAGCCCTGCATGGCGCGGACGACCCCCATGTCAAAGCCGCCGACCTCGCTGCCTTTGAGGAGGAAATGCGGAAGCATGAGGTCGATTGGGAGCTGGTGAAATACGGTGGTGCGGTGCACGCCTTCACTCAGAAAATGGCAGGCAATGATCCCAGTAAAGGGGCTGCCTATGATGCACGGGCCGATCAACGGAGCTGGCAACAGCTGATGACCTTCCTCGGCCAGGTCTTTGGTCAGTAA
- a CDS encoding GNAT family N-acetyltransferase yields the protein MPETIYYLEMLTPPPAPAGPLPEGFSVRAVDPPQPEVNRQFYIEVGGPWQWTDRLVWSESDWKSHVYKPVVKTFVGRVGTQDAGFFEFEQQDGGNVEIVYFGLLPDFIGKGLGGALLDSAIEAAWDLPGTKRVWLHTCSDDHQRALANYRSRGFTLFDPERSSSS from the coding sequence ATGCCTGAAACCATCTACTATCTGGAAATGCTCACCCCTCCCCCCGCTCCAGCCGGACCATTACCGGAGGGTTTTTCCGTGCGTGCCGTTGATCCTCCGCAGCCGGAGGTCAATCGCCAGTTTTACATTGAGGTGGGTGGCCCGTGGCAGTGGACCGATCGTTTGGTGTGGTCGGAGAGCGACTGGAAAAGCCACGTCTACAAGCCAGTGGTCAAAACCTTCGTGGGGCGAGTCGGGACACAGGATGCCGGGTTCTTCGAGTTCGAGCAGCAGGACGGGGGCAATGTGGAAATTGTTTACTTTGGCCTGCTGCCTGACTTCATCGGCAAGGGGCTGGGCGGAGCGTTGTTAGACTCTGCCATCGAGGCTGCCTGGGATCTTCCCGGCACGAAGCGTGTCTGGTTACACACCTGCAGTGACGACCACCAACGTGCCCTCGCCAACTACCGATCTCGGGGCTTCACCCTTTTTGACCCCGAACGATCGTCATCTTCCTAA
- a CDS encoding peroxiredoxin-like family protein has product MKLVHTTLALLATGTSLFADELQDQLDARKSNFEKKASEEKITEYNKGIKAVQDSGLMEKALKKGDTAPDFTLKNAVGKEVTLSNLLKDGPVVMTWYRGSWCPYCNIALQSYQKNLPKFAEAGAQFIALTPELPDNSLPTKKKFSLEFEVLTDLNNQVAEKFNIVFKMTPWVKDAMESFAGLNKYNGEEYDSATLPLSATYIITPDRKIAYAFLDAEYRNRATPEMILKELAKLKKAGE; this is encoded by the coding sequence ATGAAACTCGTACACACGACACTCGCCCTGCTCGCCACCGGCACCTCCCTCTTCGCCGACGAGCTGCAGGACCAGCTGGATGCCCGCAAAAGCAACTTTGAAAAGAAGGCCTCCGAAGAAAAGATCACCGAATACAACAAGGGGATCAAGGCTGTTCAGGATTCTGGCCTGATGGAGAAGGCTTTGAAAAAAGGCGACACCGCACCGGATTTCACCCTGAAAAATGCCGTGGGTAAGGAGGTGACACTTTCCAATCTGCTGAAAGACGGCCCGGTGGTGATGACCTGGTATCGTGGGTCATGGTGCCCGTATTGCAACATCGCGCTGCAATCCTATCAGAAAAACCTGCCGAAGTTTGCAGAAGCCGGTGCCCAGTTCATCGCGCTCACTCCCGAGCTTCCGGACAACTCACTGCCTACGAAAAAGAAATTCTCCCTCGAGTTCGAGGTGCTGACCGATCTCAACAACCAGGTGGCTGAGAAATTCAACATCGTCTTCAAAATGACCCCGTGGGTGAAAGATGCCATGGAGTCCTTCGCCGGACTGAATAAATACAACGGCGAGGAATACGATTCTGCGACCCTGCCACTTAGCGCCACTTACATCATCACTCCCGATCGTAAAATCGCCTACGCCTTCCTCGATGCAGAATACCGTAATCGTGCCACTCCAGAGATGATTCTCAAAGAGCTAGCCAAGCTGAAAAAGGCAGGGGAATAG
- a CDS encoding protein adenylyltransferase SelO — translation MSQKTKESFILSAMSDSTIPFDNSYARLSDRFYVRQNPAQVPEPALVKVNHSLATELGIDPSWLESADGLGMLSGNQVPEGAEPLAQVYAGHQFGGYSPQLGDGRAILLGEVVDASGTRRDIQLKGSGRTAFSRGGDGKAALGPVLREYLLSEAMHALGVPTTRALAAVTTGETVLRQDGPLTGGIFTRVAASHIRVGTFQYFYAQQEIDAVRELADYSLSRHFPETSDDLEPYLSLFKRVLRSQAELIAQWMSLGFIHGVMNTDNTAISGETIDYGPCAFMDEFHPQCVFSSIDSGGRYAWGNQPNIGLWNLSRFAETLVPLIDRDQERAIEKVESALAEFPEYFAEQYTARFRAKFALPSDADDALIKSALGLLANQQVDFTLFFRRLTQVAAGAEVEPLAGLFSDQVQFVRWFDRWKETFDVSQLDSMRAANPVLIARNHRVEEAIQAGYRGDFAPFERLHRALQNPFSDQQEFADLEQPPSPEEKVRETFCGT, via the coding sequence CTGTCTCAAAAAACTAAGGAGTCGTTCATACTCTCCGCGATGAGCGACTCGACCATTCCCTTCGACAATAGCTACGCCCGGCTCTCCGACCGGTTCTACGTGCGGCAGAATCCCGCGCAGGTGCCGGAACCGGCCCTGGTCAAAGTGAACCACAGTCTGGCCACCGAGCTGGGGATCGACCCGAGCTGGCTGGAGTCGGCTGATGGCTTGGGGATGCTGTCGGGAAATCAGGTGCCGGAGGGTGCCGAACCTCTTGCCCAGGTCTATGCCGGGCACCAATTCGGTGGCTACTCACCCCAGCTAGGCGATGGTCGGGCGATTTTGTTAGGTGAGGTGGTCGATGCCTCTGGGACTCGTCGCGACATCCAACTCAAGGGTTCTGGACGGACCGCATTTTCACGTGGCGGCGACGGTAAGGCCGCGCTTGGCCCGGTGCTCAGAGAGTATCTGCTGAGTGAGGCGATGCATGCGCTTGGCGTGCCGACCACTCGAGCGCTGGCAGCCGTGACCACAGGCGAAACCGTGCTGCGCCAAGACGGTCCGCTAACAGGCGGTATCTTCACCCGCGTGGCCGCCAGCCACATTCGCGTGGGAACGTTTCAGTATTTTTATGCCCAGCAGGAAATCGATGCCGTTAGAGAGCTGGCCGACTACTCCTTGTCGCGCCATTTTCCAGAAACCTCCGACGATCTGGAACCGTATCTCAGCCTATTCAAGCGGGTGCTGCGTTCGCAGGCCGAACTGATCGCTCAGTGGATGTCGTTAGGTTTCATCCATGGCGTGATGAACACCGATAACACGGCGATCTCTGGCGAAACCATTGACTACGGCCCCTGCGCCTTCATGGATGAATTCCATCCGCAGTGCGTGTTCAGTTCCATCGATTCCGGCGGTCGCTACGCCTGGGGAAATCAGCCGAATATCGGGCTGTGGAACCTGAGTCGTTTCGCCGAAACCTTGGTGCCGTTGATCGATCGGGACCAGGAGCGGGCGATTGAAAAAGTCGAGTCCGCACTCGCCGAGTTCCCTGAGTATTTTGCCGAACAATACACCGCCAGGTTCCGGGCCAAATTCGCCCTACCGTCCGATGCGGATGACGCTTTGATCAAAAGCGCTCTCGGCCTGCTAGCCAACCAGCAGGTGGATTTCACACTGTTCTTCCGTCGCCTGACTCAGGTGGCCGCCGGAGCTGAGGTGGAACCTTTGGCGGGTCTATTCTCCGATCAGGTGCAGTTTGTCCGCTGGTTCGATCGCTGGAAAGAGACCTTCGATGTGTCTCAGTTAGATTCCATGCGCGCAGCCAATCCGGTGCTGATTGCTCGCAACCATCGGGTGGAAGAAGCGATCCAAGCCGGTTACCGGGGTGACTTCGCCCCCTTTGAGCGACTGCACCGTGCTCTGCAAAACCCCTTTAGCGATCAGCAGGAGTTTGCCGACTTGGAGCAGCCGCCCAGTCCTGAGGAGAAAGTGCGCGAGACATTCTGCGGCACTTGA